The following proteins are co-located in the Leptospira selangorensis genome:
- a CDS encoding Na+/H+ antiporter, which yields MENILVEYVYLILIILGLVVIANRLGLAYPIVLLIGGLAVSAIPFFQNITITPELVFLIFLPPLLYEAAWQISWKEFWKWRRIIAGFAFPIVIITSCLIALISSSLIPGFTLAIGFLLGGIISPPDSISSVTIMKQTKAPKSAISVAEGESLLNDASSLIVFRFALAAVITGQFNLQEATLSFVWVVIAGSLIGLAVGLVFYGIHRWLPLTPSIEIILTFVTPYCMYYLAEHFHVSGVLAVVCGGLLLSSKRQGLLSYASRIQGENVWNSIVFILNGLVFLLIGLQLPSIVNQLGDISLTSAILYGILISLALIVTRIIITLFTSGFTRVMSNFIEVSEVNPGWKIPLVLGWAGIRGVVSLAAALSIPIYINGETPFPYRNLILFITFIVILITMIFNGLTLPWLIRKLNVMDFQTPIPVHRQEVMIQKKLATESLHYLEEKSKTGPGKNKHLKNLISRLKTELGYFEEELKGMSGAHRGERKEYGDVYLELLQFQRDVLNDLNHDSGFDEDVIRKYHTLIDIEEFKTRESD from the coding sequence ATGGAAAATATCCTAGTTGAATACGTCTATTTGATTTTGATCATTCTTGGATTGGTTGTGATTGCCAATCGACTTGGACTTGCATATCCGATCGTTCTTTTGATCGGAGGACTTGCCGTCAGTGCAATTCCATTTTTCCAAAATATTACGATCACACCGGAACTTGTTTTTCTAATATTCCTTCCTCCATTATTGTATGAAGCCGCTTGGCAAATTTCCTGGAAAGAGTTTTGGAAATGGAGAAGGATCATAGCAGGTTTCGCATTTCCGATCGTTATCATTACTTCTTGTTTAATTGCTTTGATCTCTAGTTCCTTGATCCCTGGATTCACATTAGCGATCGGATTTTTATTAGGAGGAATTATCTCTCCTCCTGATTCTATTTCTTCCGTTACGATCATGAAACAAACAAAAGCTCCTAAGTCTGCAATAAGTGTAGCAGAAGGAGAAAGTTTACTAAATGATGCTTCTTCTTTGATCGTTTTTAGATTCGCTTTGGCCGCGGTGATCACAGGGCAGTTTAATCTCCAAGAGGCAACATTAAGTTTTGTTTGGGTAGTGATTGCAGGTTCATTGATAGGTCTCGCAGTAGGTCTTGTGTTTTATGGGATTCATCGTTGGCTTCCACTTACACCAAGTATCGAGATCATTTTAACGTTTGTGACCCCTTATTGTATGTATTATTTGGCGGAACATTTTCATGTGTCCGGCGTTCTTGCAGTAGTATGTGGAGGACTTCTTCTCTCCAGTAAACGCCAAGGCCTTTTGAGTTATGCCAGCCGTATCCAAGGTGAGAATGTTTGGAATAGTATCGTATTCATTTTGAATGGACTCGTTTTTTTGCTGATTGGTTTGCAGTTGCCATCCATCGTAAACCAATTAGGGGATATTAGTTTAACGAGCGCAATTCTCTACGGAATATTGATCTCATTGGCTTTAATCGTTACAAGGATCATCATTACACTTTTTACTTCCGGTTTTACTCGGGTCATGAGCAATTTTATAGAAGTCTCGGAAGTGAATCCTGGATGGAAGATCCCTCTTGTTTTAGGTTGGGCAGGGATCCGAGGAGTTGTATCTCTCGCCGCAGCACTTTCTATTCCGATATATATAAATGGAGAAACTCCTTTCCCTTATCGAAATTTAATTTTGTTTATTACATTTATAGTGATCTTAATAACTATGATCTTTAATGGATTAACTCTTCCTTGGCTGATCCGGAAATTGAATGTAATGGATTTCCAAACTCCTATTCCGGTTCATAGACAAGAAGTGATGATCCAGAAAAAATTGGCTACAGAGTCTCTTCATTATTTAGAAGAAAAAAGTAAAACAGGCCCTGGCAAAAATAAACATCTCAAAAATCTGATCTCCCGTTTGAAAACCGAACTAGGGTATTTCGAAGAAGAGTTGAAAGGAATGTCCGGAGCCCATAGAGGAGAAAGAAAAGAATACGGAGACGTATATTTGGAACTTCTTCAATTCCAAAGAGATGTTTTAAATGATCTAAATCATGATTCCGGATTCGACGAGGACGTAATTCGTAAATACCACACGCTTATCGATATAGAAGAGTTTAAAACCAGAGAAAGTGACTGA